One Setaria viridis chromosome 5, Setaria_viridis_v4.0, whole genome shotgun sequence genomic region harbors:
- the LOC117859058 gene encoding aldehyde dehydrogenase family 2 member C4 isoform X2: MAAANGSGGDKGFEVPKVEVRFTKLFINGQFVDAVSGKTFETRDPRTGEVIANIAEGDKADVDLAVKAAREAFDNGPWPRMTGYERGRILHKFADLIDQHVEELAMLDTVDAGKLFLVGKVRDIPGAAHLLRYYAGAADKIHGETLKMAQRMHGYTLKEPVGVVGHIVPWNYPTTMFFFKVSPALAAGCAVVVKPAEQTPLSALFYAHLAKEAGVPDGVLNVVTGFGPTAGAAVASHMDVDKLSFTGSTEVGRLVMKAAAESNLKSVSLELGGKSPIVVFDDADLDMAVNLVNFATYTNKGEICVAGTRIYVQEGIYDAFVKKAAELAKKSVVGDPFNPRVNQGPQVDKDQYEKVLKYIDIGKREGATLVTGGKPCGDKGYYIEPTIFTDVKDGMAIAQDEIFGPVMALMKFKTVEEVIQKANNTRYGLAAGIVTKNIDIANTVSRSIRAGAIWINCYFAFDPDAPFGGYKMSGFGKDMGMDGLEKYLQTKTVVTPLYNTPWL; the protein is encoded by the exons atggcggcTGCgaacgggagcggcggcgacaaGGGGTTCGAGGTGCCCAAGGTGGAGGTCAGGTTCACCAAGCTCTTCATCAACGGCCAATTCGTCGACGCCGTCTCCG GCAAGACGTTCGAGACCCGGGACCCGCGCACCGGCGAGGTCATCGCCAACATCGCCGAGGGCGACAAGGCCGACGTCGACCTCGCCGTGAAGGCCGCTCGGGAGGCCTTCGACAATGGGCCCTGGCCCAGGATGACGGGCTAT GAGCGGGGCCGGATCCTGCACAAGTTCGCAGACCTGATCGATCAGCACGTGGAGGAGCTGGCGATGCTGGACACGGTGGACGCCGGCAAGCTCTTCCTCGTCGGCAAGGTACGGGACATCCCCGGCGCGGCGCACCTGCTGCGCTActacgccggcgccgccgacaaGATCCACGGCGAGACGCTCAAGATGGCGCAGCGGATGCACGGGTACACGCTCAAGGAGCccgtcggcgtcgtcggccaCATCGTGCCCTGGAACTACCCCACCACCATGTTCTTCTTCAAGGTCAGCCCGGCCCTCGCCGCGGggtgcgccgtcgtcgtcaagCCCGCCGAGCAGACGCCGCTCTCCGCGCTCTTCTACGCGCACCTCGCCAAGGAGGCAGGGGTCCCCGACGGCGTCCTCAACGTCGTGACCGGGTTCGGGcccaccgccggtgccgccgtcgCATCGCACATGGACGTCGACAAGCTCAGCTTCACCGGGTCCACGGAGGTCGGTCGCCTCGTCATGAAGGCGGCCGCCGAAAGCAATCTCAAGTCAGTGTCCCTCGAGCTGGGCGGCAAGTCTCCGATCGTCGTCTTCGATGACGCCGACCTCGACATGGCCGTGAACCTCGTCAACTTTGCTACATACACCAACAAG GGCGAGATCTGTGTCGCCGGCACGCGCATCTACGTGCAGGAAGGGATCTACGACGCGTTCGTGAAGAAGGCGGCCGAGCTCGCCAAGAAATCGGTGGTCGGAGACCCGTTCAATCCTCGTGTCAACCAAGGCCCTCAG GTTGACAAGGACCAGTATGAGAAGGTTCTCAAGTACATTGATATCGGGAAGCGGGAAGGTGCCACGCTGGTCACTGGAGGGAAGCCCTGTGGCGACAAGGGGTACTACATTGAGCCCACCATCTTCACGGACGTCAAG GATGGCATGGCGATCGCACAAGATGAAATCTTTGGGCCGGTGATGGCGCTCATGAAATTCAA GACCGTTGAGGAGGTCATTCAGAAAGCAAACAACACTCGGTATGGCCTGGCCGCTGGCATCGTGACCAAGAACATTGACATCGCAAACACGGTGTCGCGATCGATCCGTGCAGGCGCCATCTGGATCAACTGCTACTTTGCCTTCGACCCCGATGCGCCATTTGGTGGGTACAAGATGAGCGGGTTCGGAAAGGACATGGGCATGGACGGCCTTGAGAAGTATCTCCAGACGAAGACCGTGGTCACACCCCTATATAACACACCCTGGCTCTGA
- the LOC117859058 gene encoding aldehyde dehydrogenase family 2 member C4 isoform X1 codes for MAGATNGSGGGKGFEVPRVEVRFNKLFINGNFVDAVSGKTFETRDPRTGEVIANIAEGDKADVDLAVKAAREAFDNGPWPRMTGYERGRILHKFADLIDQHVEELAMLDTVDAGKLFLVGKVRDIPGAAHLLRYYAGAADKIHGETLKMAQRMHGYTLKEPVGVVGHIVPWNYPTTMFFFKVSPALAAGCAVVVKPAEQTPLSALFYAHLAKEAGVPDGVLNVVTGFGPTAGAAVASHMDVDKLSFTGSTEVGRLVMKAAAESNLKSVSLELGGKSPIVVFDDADLDMAVNLVNFATYTNKGEICVAGTRIYVQEGIYDAFVKKAAELAKKSVVGDPFNPRVNQGPQVDKDQYEKVLKYIDIGKREGATLVTGGKPCGDKGYYIEPTIFTDVKDGMAIAQDEIFGPVMALMKFKTVEEVIQKANNTRYGLAAGIVTKNIDIANTVSRSIRAGAIWINCYFAFDPDAPFGGYKMSGFGKDMGMDGLEKYLQTKTVVTPLYNTPWL; via the exons ATGGCGGGCGCGACgaacgggagcggcggcggcaaggggtTCGAGGTGCCCAGGGTGGAGGTCAGGTTCAACAAACTCTTCATCAACGGCAACTTCGTCGACGCCGTCTCCG GCAAGACGTTCGAGACCCGGGACCCGCGCACCGGCGAGGTCATCGCCAACATCGCCGAGGGCGACAAGGCCGACGTCGACCTCGCCGTGAAGGCCGCTCGGGAGGCCTTCGACAATGGGCCCTGGCCCAGGATGACGGGCTAT GAGCGGGGCCGGATCCTGCACAAGTTCGCAGACCTGATCGATCAGCACGTGGAGGAGCTGGCGATGCTGGACACGGTGGACGCCGGCAAGCTCTTCCTCGTCGGCAAGGTACGGGACATCCCCGGCGCGGCGCACCTGCTGCGCTActacgccggcgccgccgacaaGATCCACGGCGAGACGCTCAAGATGGCGCAGCGGATGCACGGGTACACGCTCAAGGAGCccgtcggcgtcgtcggccaCATCGTGCCCTGGAACTACCCCACCACCATGTTCTTCTTCAAGGTCAGCCCGGCCCTCGCCGCGGggtgcgccgtcgtcgtcaagCCCGCCGAGCAGACGCCGCTCTCCGCGCTCTTCTACGCGCACCTCGCCAAGGAGGCAGGGGTCCCCGACGGCGTCCTCAACGTCGTGACCGGGTTCGGGcccaccgccggtgccgccgtcgCATCGCACATGGACGTCGACAAGCTCAGCTTCACCGGGTCCACGGAGGTCGGTCGCCTCGTCATGAAGGCGGCCGCCGAAAGCAATCTCAAGTCAGTGTCCCTCGAGCTGGGCGGCAAGTCTCCGATCGTCGTCTTCGATGACGCCGACCTCGACATGGCCGTGAACCTCGTCAACTTTGCTACATACACCAACAAG GGCGAGATCTGTGTCGCCGGCACGCGCATCTACGTGCAGGAAGGGATCTACGACGCGTTCGTGAAGAAGGCGGCCGAGCTCGCCAAGAAATCGGTGGTCGGAGACCCGTTCAATCCTCGTGTCAACCAAGGCCCTCAG GTTGACAAGGACCAGTATGAGAAGGTTCTCAAGTACATTGATATCGGGAAGCGGGAAGGTGCCACGCTGGTCACTGGAGGGAAGCCCTGTGGCGACAAGGGGTACTACATTGAGCCCACCATCTTCACGGACGTCAAG GATGGCATGGCGATCGCACAAGATGAAATCTTTGGGCCGGTGATGGCGCTCATGAAATTCAA GACCGTTGAGGAGGTCATTCAGAAAGCAAACAACACTCGGTATGGCCTGGCCGCTGGCATCGTGACCAAGAACATTGACATCGCAAACACGGTGTCGCGATCGATCCGTGCAGGCGCCATCTGGATCAACTGCTACTTTGCCTTCGACCCCGATGCGCCATTTGGTGGGTACAAGATGAGCGGGTTCGGAAAGGACATGGGCATGGACGGCCTTGAGAAGTATCTCCAGACGAAGACCGTGGTCACACCCCTATATAACACACCCTGGCTCTGA
- the LOC117855223 gene encoding aldehyde dehydrogenase family 2 member C4, producing the protein MAIYKAASSRASSSSLQDDDSSPSETTARRQSHTTAQADRTRSSRAQRQLASSMAGNGKAAAGGVVVPEIKYTKLFINGEFVDAVSGKTFETRDPRTGDVLAHVAEAGKADVDLAVKAARDAFEHGKWPRMSGYERGRIMNKLADLVDQHTEELAALDGADAGKLLLLGKIIDVPAATQMLRYYAGAADKIHGDVLRVSGKYQGYTLKEPIGVVGVIIPWNFPTMMFFLKVSPALAAGCTVVVKPAEQTPLSALYYAHLAKLAGVPDGVINVVPGFGHTAGAAITSHMDVDSVAFTGSTEIGRLIMESAARSNLKTVSLELGGKSPLIVFDDADVDMAVNLSRLAIFFNKGEVCVAGSRVYVQEGIYDEFVKKAVEAAQSWKVGDPFDVTTNMGPQVDKEQFEKVLKYIEHGKSEGATLLTGGKPAAEKGYYIEPTIFVDVTDDMKIAQEEIFGPVMSLMKFKTVDEVIEKANCTKYGLAAGIVTKSLDIVNRVSRSVRAGTVWVNCYFAFDPDAPFGGYKMSGFGRDQGLAAMDKYLQVKSVITALPDSPWY; encoded by the exons ATGGCTATTTATAAGGCGGCCAGCAGCAGGGCCTccagctccagcctccaggaCGACGACTCTTCTCCCTCGGagacgacggcgaggcggcaGAGCCACACCACCGCACAGGCAGATCGCACAAGGAGCAGCAGAGCACAGAGGCAGCTAGCGTCGTCAATGGCGGGCAacggcaaggcggcggcggggggcgtgGTGGTGCCGGAGATCAAGTACACCAAGCTCTTCATCAACGGCGAGTTCGTCGACGCCGTCTCCG GCAAGACGTTCGAGACCCGGGACCCGCGGACCGGCGACGTGCTGGCCCACGTCGCCGAGGCCGGCAAGGCTGACGTGGACCTCGCCGTCAAGGCCGCCCGGGACGCATTCGAGCATGGCAAGTGGCCCCGCATGTCAGGCTAT GAGCGTGGCCGGATCATGAACAAGCTGGCGGACCTGGTGGACCAGCACACGGAGGAGCTGGCGGCGCTGGACGGCGCCGACGCCGggaagctcctcctcctcggaaAGATCATCGACGTCCCCGCCGCCACGCAGATGCTGCGCTActacgccggcgccgccgacaaGATCCACGGCGACGTGCTCCGGGTCTCCGGCAAGTACCAGGGCTACACGCTCAAGGAGCCCatcggcgtcgtcggcgtcaTCATCCCCTGGAACTTCCCCACCATGATGTTCTTCCTCAAGGTCAGcccggccctcgccgccggctgcaCCGTCGTCGTCAAGCCCGCCGAGCAGACGCCGCTCTCCGCGCTCTACTACGCGCACCTCGCCAAGCTCGCCGGGGTTCCCGACGGGGTCATCAACGTCGTACCCGGGTTCGGGcacaccgccggcgccgccatcacCTCCCACATGGACGTCGACAGCGTGGCTTTCACCGGATCCACGGAGATCGGTCGCCTCATCATGGAGTCGGCCGCGAGGAGTAACCTCAAGACGGTGTCGCTGGAGCTCGGCGGCAAGTCGCCGCTCATCGTCTTCGACGACGCCGACGTCGACATGGCCGTCAACCTGTCGCGGCTCGCCATCTTCTTCAACAAG GGGGAGGTTTGCGTGGCCGGATCGCGCGTTTATGTGCAGGAAGGGATCTACGACGAGTTCGTCAAGAAGGCCGTGGAGGCCGCGCAGAGCTGGAAGGTTGGAGACCCGTTCGATGTCACCACCAACATGGGTCCTCAG GTTGACAAGGAACAATTTGAGAAGGTGTTGAAGTACATTGAGCACGGAAAGAGCGAGGGCGCGACTCTGCTCACCGGCGGCAAGCCCGCCGCTGAGAAAGGGTACTACATTGAGCCCACCATCTTCGTCGATGTCACG GATGACATGAAAATCGCGCAGGAAGAGATCTTCGGCCCCGTCATGTCCCTCATGAAGTTCAA GACGGTCGACGAGGTGATCGAGAAGGCCAACTGCACCAAGTACGGGCTCGCCGCCGGGATCGTGACCAAGAGCCTGGACATCGTCAACCGGGTGTCGCGGTCGGTGCGCGCGGGCACCGTGTGGGTCAACTGCTACTTCGCCTTCGACCCGGACGCGCCCTTCGGCGGCTACAAGATGAGCGGCTTCGGCCGGGACCAGGGGCTCGCCGCCATGGACAAGTACCTCCAGGTCAAGAGCGTCATCACCGCGCTCCCGGACTCGCCGTGGTACTGA
- the LOC117857787 gene encoding serine/threonine-protein kinase AFC3 → MESSRSRKRTRQAYDDHAAPPPEREVVPRGGASPPWREDDRDGHYVFDLGENLTRRYKILSKMGEGTFGRVLECWDRETREYVAIKVVRSIRKYRDAAMIEIDVLNRLAENEKYRSLCVQIQRWFDYRNHICIVFEKLGPSLYDFLKRNRYQPFPVELVREFGRQLLESVAYMHELRLIHTDLKPENILLVSSEFIKVPSSKKSSQDEMHFKCLPKSSAIKLIDFGSTAFDNQEHNSIVSTRHYRAPEIILGLGWSFPCDIWSVGCILVELCSGEALFQTHENLEHLAMMERVLGPIPEHMIRKASSSAQKYFRRATRLNWPEGAVSRESIRAVRKLDRLKDLVSRNADHSRAVLADLLQGLLRFEPSERLTAQEALDHPFFRNPT, encoded by the exons ATGGAGTCATCGCGGTCTCGGAAGCGAACGCGCCAAGCGTATGACgaccacgccgcgccgccgccggagcgggAAGTG GTACCGAGGGGCGGCGCGTCGCCGCCATGGAGAGAGGACGACCGCGACGGCCACTACGTCTTCGATCTCGGCGAGAACTTGACCCGCCGAT ATAAAATTTTGAGCAAAATGGGAGAAG GTACTTTTGGGCGTGTTTTGGAATGCTGGGACCGTGAAACACGTGAATATGTTGCCATAAAAGTTGTTCGGAGCATCCGCAAGTACCGTGATGCCGCAATGATTGAGATAGATGTGCTCAACCGCCTTGCAGAAAATGAGAAATACAGATCGCT CTGTGTCCAAATTCAGAGATGGTTTGACTATCGTAATCATATATGCATT GTTTTTGAGAAGCTTGGGCCAAGCTTGTATGATTTTCTAAAGCGAAATAGATATCAACCTTTCCCTGTGGAACTTGTGCGGGAGTTTGGACGGCAACTGTTGGAATCTGTAGCAT ATATGCATGAGTTGCGGCTTATCCACACCGATCTGAAGCCAGAAAACATACTTCTTGTATCTTCTGAGTTTATAAAAGTTCCAAGTTCAAAG AAGAGTTCGCAAGATGAGATGCATTTCAAGTGCTTGCCAAAGTCCAGTGCCATAAAGCTGATAGATTTTGGTAGTACCGCCTTTGATAATCAGGAACATAACTCGATTGTTTCTACGAGGCATTACAGGGCACCTGAAATAATCTTAG GCCTAGGCTGGAGTTTTCCATGTGATATTTGGAGTGTTGGCTGTATTCTTGTTGAGCTATGCTCC GGGGAAGCATTGTTTCAAACACATGAGAATCTGGAACACCTAGCAATGATGGAGAGGGTTTTGGGACCTATACCAGAGCATATGATACGGAAAGCAAG TTCATCTGCTCAGAAATATTTTAGGAGAGCGACACGTTTAAATTGGCCTGAAGGGGCTGTTTCAAGAGAGAGCATCAGAGCTGTGAGAAAACTGGATCGCCTAAAG GACCTGGTATCAAGGAACGCTGACCATTCAAGGGCAGTGCTGGCAGACTTGCTACAAGGTCTATTACGATTTGAGCCATCGGAGCGTCTCACTGCCCAAGAAGCTCTGGACCATCCATTCTTCAGAAACCCGACATAA